A window of the Diceros bicornis minor isolate mBicDic1 chromosome 30, mDicBic1.mat.cur, whole genome shotgun sequence genome harbors these coding sequences:
- the LOC131394470 gene encoding ral guanine nucleotide dissociation stimulator-like has translation MDVELFKKVMPRHFLDSIWSQWDNRANEHLAPTIHATMTHFNRVVECIVTTCIGDPSMMAQDRARVVEFWIQVAKECQGLRNLSSLHAILWALQSPSVHHLKKTWRRVSRKNARKFKNLMKTDQRESRKLLKEEVTSVRATLEMDPQGAQERQQQQGLVPFLGTFLNHLKLLDIGMEDDLEKLKVIRRIQLLQQAANAYDLEPDERFGAWFQAMEPISVRESYCLSCQLEPAHQKASKMRLFKRKRNGTSSSSGPTATSMARSRHTLETTSAAPRDQQGHWGPRGALGQLFPPE, from the exons atggatgtg gagctcttcaagaaagtgatgccccgccacttcctggactccatctggtcccagtgggacaacagggccaatgagcacctggcacccaccatccatgccaccatgacccactttaacagagtggtcgaatgtattgtcaccacctgcattggggacccgagcatgatggcccaggacagggccagggtggtggagttctggatccaggtggccaag gaatgccaaggcctgaggaacctttcttCACTCCATGcaatcctctgggctctgcagagcCCCTCCgttcatcatttaaaaaagacatggagacgcgtgtccag GAAGAATGCtcgaaaatttaaaaacttgatgAAAACggaccagcgggagagcaggaagcttctcaaggag gaggtgacctctgtgagggccaccctggagatggacccccagggagcccaggagaggcagcagcagcag GGtctcgtccccttcctgggcacgttcctcaatcacctgaagctgctggacattgggatggaggatgatctggaa aaactcaaagtcatccggaggatccagctgctccagcaggctgcaaatgcttatgacctggagcccgacgagcgatttggggcctggttccaggccatggagcccatcagtgtccgtGAGAG TTACTgcctctcctgccagctggagcccgcacatcagaaggcgagcaaaatgcggctcttcaagagaaagaggaacgggacatcctccagttcagggccga CTGCCACGTCCATGGCAaggagccgtcacactctggagaccacaagtgcagctcctcgtGACCAACAGGGACACTGGGGCCCTCGgggtgcactgggccagctcttcccccctgagtga